One genomic window of Camelina sativa cultivar DH55 chromosome 5, Cs, whole genome shotgun sequence includes the following:
- the LOC109132990 gene encoding probable S-adenosylmethionine-dependent methyltransferase At5g37990 — MGKFLEARAKELVSGGLLVIGMCGIPRGLPFSNLADSVMYTSMAEVLIQMQSQGLITEEQVDTFNIPIYSASPEEVTFLVEKNGCFIVESIELMNPAAWLKRAVNVEDVRQWMICIKATMGSLFINHFGDHILDVFFDRLTEKLVGLTEKIESSYREKLMLFFALKRK; from the exons ATGGGGAAGTTTCTAGAAGCTAGGGCTAAAGAACTAGTGAGTGGTGGTCTTTTGGTTATTGGAATGTGTGGGATTCCTAGAGGACTGCCTTTCTCCAATCTTGCCGATAGTGTCATGTATACATCCATGGCTGAAGTTCTCATTCAAATGCAATCCCAG GGTTTGATCACGGAAGAGCAAGTTGATACATTCAACATACCTATCTACTCAGCATCGCCAGAGGAGGTAACATTCTTGGTAGAGAAAAATGGATGCTTCATAGTGGAATCTATAGAGCTGATGAACCCTGCTGCCTGGCTCAAACGGGCAGTGAACGTGGAGGATGTGAGGCAATGGATGATTTGCATAAAGGCCACAATGGGATCTCTCTTCATCAACCATTTTGGTGACCATATCCTCGATGTTTTTTTCGACCGTCTCACTGAAAAACTTGTTGGACTTACTGAGAAGATTGAATCTAGCTACCGTGAGAAGCTCATGTTGTTCTTTGCGTTGAaacgaaaatga
- the LOC109132934 gene encoding uncharacterized protein LOC109132934 codes for MVAFRCLASLYNSDVNSKVEFDLSLSCEYVLQCILDEIPLSELKPGLSKWNLLPFIKSKLLCLPKCALELKLEPSSCEKDTEVLSCNEEETLRSGSKETELMGRTEGGQSFCRDLGDGADEISRYDVLLERRNEGFQNESNGHLSNPGEKIYRCIQCKKSGMLLFCSKDGCEVMANLYYGYVDREKF; via the exons ATGGTAGCTTTCAGATGCTTGGCTTCTTTGTATAATTCTGATGTTAACTCAAAGGTCGAGTTTGATTTGTCTCTGAGCTGTGAATATGTTCTTCAATGTATCTTGGATGAg ATACCTTTATCGGAACTGAAACCAGGACTATCCAAGTGGAATCTTCTTCCCTTTATCAAAAGCAAGCTTCTTTGTCTACCTAAATGCGCTTTAGAATTG AAGCTTGAGCCATCATCTTGTGAGAAGGATACTGAAGTATTGTCTTGTAATGAGGAAGAGACTCTGAGAAGTGGTAGCAAAGAGACTGAACTTATGGGGAGAACAGAAGGCGGACAATCGTTTTGTCGAGACCTTGGAGATGGGGCTGATGAGATTAGTAGATACGATGTGTTGCTTGAAAGAAGAAATGAGGGATTTCAAAACGAAAGCAATGGTCATTTGTCAAATCCTGGAGAGAAAATATACAGATGCATACAATGCAAAAAAAGTGGGATGCTGTTGTTTTGTTCTAAAGATGGCTGCGAAGTTATGGCTAATCTCTATTACGGCTATGTCGATAGAGAAAAGTTTTAA